Genomic window (Neorhizobium galegae bv. orientalis str. HAMBI 540):
CGTCAGCGCGCTGGTCTTGCCTGTGGACCATAGCCCTGACGGCATAACCCTTTTTGAGCAGGCGCTGGACCGTGTAGCGGCCGGTCTCACCGGTCGCGCCGGTAACGAGGAACATGTCGGTCATTTTCATTTCCTTGTGTTGGCAGAATCATAAAGTGTGTAATTGCACACTTTCGGGTAAAAAAGGGAGCTATCCGCCGAGGTTCAGCTCCAGGATTTCATCGCGAATGCGCACGGCGCGGTCCTGTCCTACCTCCCGCTCAAACGCGTCCTGCGCGCTTTTCCAGAGAGGAATGGCCTCCGCCACTTTTGCATCGCCCGAAGGGGAGAGCGTGACATCGAAGGCGCGGCCGCTATCGGCTCTCCCGGCGACAATCCATCCGGCCGCCTGCAGCGGCTTTAGCGCGCGCACGAGCGTCGTGCGCTCCATGCTTAGCATTTCGGCCAGGCTGGTGATCTTGAGGCTTTGGTAGGCTTGCAGAAGAGACAGAATCGAGAACTGCGAGACCGACAGACCGGCGGGTGCCAAATGGCTGTCGTAAAGTCGGCTCAGATGCCGCGCGTTCTGGCGGGCGGCAAGGGCGTAACAGAGATGGGGACCGGTTGGTGTTGGCATGGTGTGTATTTAACTGTGCAATTGCACAGTGTCAACCTCGAACCTCGACGTTCAACCAATCAGATACAGGTTTGTTCCAAGGCTCATTGCTTGAAGTGCAGCTACACACTACGTTCAGGAACGTCGCAGTTGAGTTTGGATCGTGTTCACGTGGCCACCCCAGAAATGACGCCATCCGGAGAAACGACATGTCGAACGGCAACGGAGAAAGCACCCATTCCTCGATGATCTTGCCGATGACGCCGAACTGAGAGGAACGGTCCTGCGCCGTCCGGTTTCGGGTCGTGACAACATCAAGCGCATGGTCGAGGCCGTCGGCACGCTCTACGCCTCGCAAACGCCCACCTTCTATGGGGCGATCGATCAGCGCCATTTCCTGCAATACAAGGCAACACTTCGCGCCGGCCTCGATCTGGAAGCGGTGGGTGTCATCGAGGGGGACGACACCGGACTCGTTCGGCGCGTGACGATGACGTTTGCGCCTTTGGACGCTGCGCTGTCACTGTCAGCAGGACTGGGCGGCATCGTCGGGAAGGAGTTTGGTGACGATCTCTTTTACGACGCGTCGGTGAACGAGGTCGCGACGTCCTGATTGCCGCACTCGCATACGATCGCAGGCAAAGGCGCCGGGGGCGGGGCTACGGCCAGCCCCCGGCCTTTCGCACACCATCAGCCGCGGATGAACGCCAGCAGGTCGGCGTTCAAGCGATCCTTGTCGACGTGCAGCAATCCATGCGAGCCCCCGTCATAGACTATGAGCTTGGCGTGCGGAACAAGCCCTGCGGTCAACTTCGCGGAGATCTCCAGCGGCACGATCTGATCGTCACTGCCGTGGACCACCAGCGCGGGAACGGTGATCTTCTTGAGGTCGTCCCGGAAATCGGTTTCCGAGAAGGCGCCAAGCGCATGATAGGCGGCAAGAAGCCCGGTTGCCTGTCCCTGACGCCAGTAGCTCTCGCGCAGGCCCTCCGAGATGTGCGCCCCTGGCCGGTTGAAGCTGTAATATGGCATGGTGACGTCGAGATTCCACTGCGACCGGTTTGCCTGCACGGCTGCGCGGAACGTATCGAACAGTTCCTTGGGCGCCCCGTTCGGATTGGTCGCGGTCTTGAGCAGGAAGGGTGTCACCGAGGAAACGAAAGCGACCTTGGCGACGCGGTTCTGGCCATGGCGCGCGACATAGCGCGCGACTTCCCCACCGCCCATCGAATGGCCGACGAAGGTCGCCTCGCGCAAATCGAGCGCCTCGACCAACTGGGCCAAGTCGTCGGCGAAGGTGTCGTAGTCGTAACCACCGGAGGGCTGGCTCGACCGGCCAAAACCCCGACGGTCATGGGCGATGACGCGGTAGCCATTCTGCAACAGGAAGAACATCTGGTCTTCCCAGGCGTCGGACGAGAGCGGATAGCCATGGCTGAACACCACGGCCGGCCCGGCGCCCCAGTCCTTGAAATAGAGGCTGGTGCCGTCTCTCGTGACGAGGCGGTCGCCTGTGGCCTTGCCGGCGCGGGCAGGGGCGGGGGTCTTTGCATCGGCGGGGGATGCGCCGGCACCAGCCGCTGCAAGTCCGACGCCGGCGATGGCGGCTCCTTTCAGCAGGTTGCGCCGGGAAGCGCTGTCGGGTGTTGAGATCGTGGACATGAGGAAACTCCGTGAGGTTATGCCGCCTGGGCGGCGCGGGTGGCGATGTGGTTGGACGTGTCGGTGCGATGTTCGCACCGCTTTCGTGCGGGGGATTAGAAGCCGAGCCTGCGCAGATCCTCGGCGACGAACATCTGGCCGCTGCGATTCTTGACGCTCGGCAGCTCGGAGACCTTTGCGCGCCAGGACTTCAGCGCGGAATAATCGTCAGGGATGGCAATGCCGGCGGCGTCCGCGAACATCAGCCCGGCAAACACCGTAATGTCGGCCATCGAGAATGCATGGCCGGCGACGAACGAACGGTCCTGCAACACCGTGTCGAAATATTTCATGCCGGCGCGCGCCTTGTCGCGCTGGCGGTTGCCCCAATCCTGACGGCCGGCCCATTCCGGGCTCTTGAACACCTGCAGCTCGGCGCCGAGGCCGGGCGTCGCGTGATGGAAGTAGTTGCCGACGGCATCGAGCAGTTCGGTTTCAGCCCGCTTCTGCATCATGTGGATGACGGCCTTTTCCTTCGGGGTCTTGCCGGTGAGCCGCGGATCACCGTCGAGATTATCGAGGTATTCGGTGATGGCGGTGGCCTCGGCGATGTAGGTACCATCATCGAGCTGGAGGACCGGCAGCACGCCCGAGGGGTTCTTTTCGAGGAAAGCCGGCTGTTTGTGCTCGGCGCCGATGAGATCGACGGAGACGAACTCGACCTGCGGTTCGAGGCCCTTCTCGGCGAGCACGATACGGATACGGGCCGGATTGGGAAAGCCGGGGCGATCGAAGATTTTCATGAGAGACTCCTTTTATCTGTCTATCGATAGATAGGTTACGGCTGTCGCTTAGCCCTTCCCTTTTCCGGCGTCAACAACTATCTATCGAGTGGTAGGTAAGGATCGATGATGGCTAAAACCAAGACGGATATGCGCGAGGCGGTCATGACCGCCGCAAAAGCGACGGTGCAGTCGCATGGCTACAATGCGCTCAGCTTTCGAGAACTCGCAAAAGAGGTCGGCATCAAAAGTGCCAGCGTGCACTACCACTTCCCGACCAAGGGCGACCTCGGCACCGCCTTGGCGCGCCGCTATACGGAGGATGGGGCGACCTTTCTGGCGGAACTCCTAGCGGCCTGCCAGGATGCGACCTGGTGCATGGATAGATACACGGAGATCTTTCGCTCTGCTCTGGCCAACGACAATCGCATGTGCCTGTGCGGCATCATGAGCGCGGAACTTGACGACCTTCCGGCAGAGGTCCGCGCCGAGGTCGATAAATTCGCGGCGATGAACGTCGACTGGCTTATGAAAGTGCTCTCACGGGCAAAGCCTACGGCAAGCGAGCAGGACCTGCGAGATCATGCCATGGCGATCTTCGCAGCCATCGAGGGGGCTCAGCTGGTCGCGCGGGGGTGCCGGGACATCGGAATCTACGACCGTACGATCAAGGCCTACCGAGCGGCGGGTCTCTTCCCATAGGAGCCGATGGCACCCGATGGGTCCGCGCTCGCGGTTGATTATGATTGAGCGTTGAAGTTTGAGCGATCAAAACTCGGTGGAAATTAACAGACATATGAAACCTGGGGTCCGAAAGGCGTCCGAGCGCCATATTCGCGTCCAACGATCTTTCCGGTATCAGCGTTTTGCACGCAGCTGTGGATTTGGGCGTTTCCGCGCCCGGCGATATCGCCGTCGTTGCCTAAGACAATATCCAGAAGGGATTATTTAGCTCTCCGCGTCTCACGAGCGGTGCACATCCGCCCGAAGAACTCAGAGATGCCGCCGTTCGCCACCTGGTCGATCTTGTCGAGCGAACGATCGAGAACCACTTCGGAATCGAGCCGATAAGCCTCGCCTGGTGATTCGGGAAAGGTGCGGGTACAAATCGAAGCATCCCATCCCGCAAAGCTGATCGCACCGTCTTCGCGATCGGAACGCTATTGCGCGACGCCGATGCGTTGTGGCAGCGAAGAAATGAAGTCGGTCAATTGGTCGCCAAGCAACTGCACGTGGTCGCTTGCCGCCTTCTGCGCGGCGTCGGGATCACCCGCATCGATCGCATCCATGATCCGTACATGCTCGGTCAGCGTTCCAAGCATACGTCCCGGCTGATAGGTGGCGCGCAACCTGTAGGCGCCGATCCGACGGCGGAGCTGGATAGTTTGTTCGGCGATGAAATGGGTATGCGCTGCCTCATAGAGCAGGTCGTGGAACTGCTGATTGATCTTGTAGAAGTTCATCGGATCGCCGGCTTCGTACGCCTTGACAAGATCCTCATGGACCGCGCGCATGGCGGCCCGCTCTGCCGGCGTCGCGCGTCGCGCTGCAAGCTTGGCGCATAATCCCTCAAGAGAGGCCATGACATCGAACATTTCGATGATCGCTGGAATCGAGAGAAGGGCGACATGCGTGCCTTGGCGTCCGCGCGTTTCTATCAGGCCGATGGCGAGCAGCGATTTGATCGCTTCACGAACCGGCGTACGCGAAAGACCAAACCGGCGCGACAATTCCATCTCGTCCAACCGCTCACCCGGCGCGAGACGCCCGTCCAGAATCATCGCCTCGAGATGATCGCGCAACTCGTCCGATCGTGTCGCCTGACGTGCTGTAACAACACCGGATATGCGAACCGCATCTTGGTTCAATTGGAAGGCTCCTTTGCCGGCCTTGCTCGTGACCGGTCGGGCTTTAGTGGCGCGCATATATGTTTATTTCTCTGCTGCATTCAATATCATATAATCAGTATACCAGGCTTGCGATGCAACTTCTGATCTTGTCCACAATCATCGAAGGGGCTTCCACCATGGGAAAATGGCCGGAATCGTAGGTGGCTATCGGGGTTGCGGCAAAGCAAGGCATGGGATCGGGATGGGCCAGGCGCGCCACATATGGCGAGTTCAGCAGCATTTTCGGGCAGGTCACCAGCGGCCAGCGATCCTCCGCATTCCAGGCGAACAGGTCGTCCTTGATATCAAGCGCGAAGTCGCCCGGTGCCGCGGCAAGCATACCGTCGTTGATCTGTGCTCGCACGGCCTCCGCCGTAGTCGGATGAACGATCATGTCCACCATCGCCCGCATCCGGGCCGGATAATCCATCTGGAATTCCTCGTGCCGGCGCCGGATCTCCTCATCCGGGACACGTCCGTAATAATCCCGGTCGGACAGTGTATCGAGACCGATTACCGCGGCCACTCTCTGCGGCGCGGTTATCGCTGTTTCCGTGGAGATAGGTCCTCCCATGGAATGACCGACGAGAATGGCGCCCGAAATGTCGAGGTGACCAAGCACAAGGGCAACCGCCGCGCCCATGGCCGTGATCGTCTGGCCGCTCGCGGGCGGCGGTGCGGTGCCGCCGAAGCCGGGATGCGATAAAACCAGAACCCGGAAATCGCGGGCCAGTTCAGGCCCGATGATATCCCAGTGACCGGCGCTGCCGCACCAGCCATGGATGAGCACCAGCCAATCCCCGGCGGTGCCGAGCGTACGATAGCCGACCTGCCCGCCGAAAGGTGCGTCCAGCAGATGAAGATTGTTCATCCGCTCAGCCCTTTATGCCGCTGGTGGCCATGCCCTGGGTGAAGTATTTCTGCAGGACCAGGAAGAGCAGGATGAGCGGCACCGTGGCGACCGTCGCTCCGGCAAAGGTCTCGCCCCAGTTCGGCAGCTGGGTCGGCGAACCCTGCTGGGCGATCGCCACCTGGATGATCTGGCGTGCGGGATCCTGGACGATGACCAGAGGCCATAGGAAGCTGTTCCAGCAGAACAGGAACGTGATGAGCCCAAGCGTCACCATCGGCACCTTGACGTTCGGCAGGACGATGGAAAAGAAGATGCGGACATGCCCGGCACCGTCGATGCGGGCAGCGTCCTCCAGCTCGGTCGGCAGTTCCTCGAAGGCCTGTTTCAGCAGAAAGAGGCCGAAGGGGCTTGCAATCCAGGGGATCATGATCCCGACCAGCGTATTGGAGAGGCCAAGTCCGGAAACCACCTGATAGAGGGGCACCATCATCGCCTCGATCGGCAACAGAAAAGTCAGGAGGATCAGCATGAAGACGATGTTGGCGCCGGGAAACTTGATGCGGGTCAGCGCATAGGCGGCCATCGAGCAGAGAAGCAATGTGAACGCAACCTGCCCGATCGCGACGATTGCTGTGTTCAATAGGGCTCTCAGGATATTTGTGCGCTCGAACAGCGATACATAGTTCTCGATCGTCGCGCCGACCGGCACGAATGCGCGCCAGGAAAGCGGCGTGACGTCGCCGAACACGGTGAACTGGTTCTTCAAGGACGAAGCCACGACCCAGGCATAGGGCGCCAGGAAGCAGGCGATGATCAGAAGGATGGTCACCAGGGTGAGGGCGGTGCGGCGGATGCGGGTCGTTCTCATTTCAGTAGTTCCAACGGGATCGCAGGAGAGCCATCTGGACCATCGAGATGGCGAGGACGACGAGCAGCAGCACGACGGAAAGCGCCGAGGCATAACCGGCCTGCTGCATGATGAAGGCTGTATTGTAGATGTGGTAGACGATCAGGTTCGTTGCTTCCTGCGGCCCGCCCTGGGTCATCAGGAATGCCGGCGCGAAGGCCTGCAGCGAAAACACCGTCATGATCACCACCACGAACAGCGTGGTGCGCGACAGAAGCGGTATCGTGATGTTCCACAGCACCTGCCACCGGGTGGCGCCATCGATGCGGGCCGCTTCACCAAGCTCGGAAGGCACGCCCTGCAGTCCGGCCAGAAAAAGGATCGCCCCGAACCCGACCTGCTGCCACAGCGTCATGGCGATGAGCGACGGCAGTGCCTGGGTGGTGCTTGTCAGAAACGGTTGTCGGGCGATGCCGACGATATCCAGCGCGCCGTTGATCAATCCGTTCGACGGGTCGAGCAGGAAGGACCACATCGTTGCGATCACCACCGAGGACGTGACGACTGGCAGCATGATCATGGTGCGGACGAGGCCGCGCGCCGGCAGTTTCGAATTGAGGAAGAGTGCGAGCGCGAAAGCGATCGGGATGACGAACGCAACCACACCTAACGCGAAGAGGAAGGTGATGCCGAAGCTCTTCCCGGCATCATCGTATTCGATCATGTCGGTGAAATTGCGCAGGCCGATAAATTTCTCCGCTGCCGGATTGAGCAGCGAATAGTCGTAGAAGCTGTTGCGGGCCATGACCAGGAGCGGAACGTATTGGAAGATCAGCAATAGCAGCATGAAAGGCGCGAGAAAGCCGACAGCCACCAGACGCTCCTGCTTTTGCCGCCGGGTGGCGGCCTTGCGCGGCCGGGTTTTTGCACCCGCCGAAGCGGTGCGTGTTTGTTCGCCTGTCGACATTCTCGCGTCCATTGTCATTATCGGTCGAGGATACGCTGAACCTTCTTTTCGGCATCGGCCATCAGCGCAGCCGGATCGCCGCCGAAGGCAACGCCACGAAGAGCCTCGCTGACGATCTTGTCATACTGGGCGAATTTCGGGCCCGGCGGGCGCGGCTGGCCCCAGGACTGAAGCTGATCGACGAACACCTTCATCGGATACTTGTTGTAGACGTCGAAGCGGTTGAACAGGCTCTTGAGGGTCGGCAGATTGCCGCGCTGGCTGACGTTCATATAGGCATATTCGCCCACTGACATGTCTACCACGAACTTTGCGGCGATCTCCGGATGCTTGGATCGGGCTGTCGCGCCGAATGTGGTCGAGCCCGTATGCACGACTGGCGTCTTGAAATACGGCAGCGGCGTGATGCCCCATTCGATCTTCGGATCCTTGATCAGCGCGTTGCCGGCGGCCGGAGTATCGATGTAGAAGCAGGCCTTGGCATCGAAGAAGGCGTTTGGAATGCCGACCTTCGGCGCAACGCCTTCAGCGTTGAACATCGACTGGTAGAATTTCAGCGCTTCAACCGCTTCAGGCGTATTGAGATAACCTTCGGCTGTTTTGCCGTCCGGTGCGAACGCCCAGAAGGTCTTGTAGGCGCTGCTGGTCGGGGCTGCCTTGGGGTCGCCGGCGGAACGTTGGTAAGTCAGGTCCTGATAGACGAGACCAGGCTGGCCGTTGCCGAAGCGGGTCGGGCCAAGGCCCCAGACCGTGGCGGCGCCGGCCGGACCCTGCTGGCACTTCTTGAAGGCTTCCAGCGCCTGAGGCCATGTCCATGCATCGGCAAGCGTCTGCGGCGGCTTTATGCCGGCAGCTTCGACCAGCTTCTTGTTGTAGTACATGGCAACAGTGGTCTGCTCGATGCCCGGCGAATAGACTTCGCCGTTATAGCTGTGCTCGGACTTGGTGGCCGGCAGGATGTCGTCATCCCACCCCTTCGGCAGGTATTTGGTGATCGGCAACAGGATGCCGGCAGCCGCGTAGGACTGGGTGTTCGGCCCGTCATAGACGATGATATCGGGCGGATTTGAGCTGGCTGCCTGAACCGAAATCGTGTCCGCGAGCTGCGGGAACGGGACTTCGTTGACTTCGAACTTGACGCAGGGATTATCCTTTTGCCAGGCCTCCATCGGCTTGGGATAGGGGTAGTTGCCAGGCGTGCGCAGGATGCGCAGGGTTACGGCTTCGCCGGTGCAGGAAGCCGCAGTCTGCGCCTGGGCGCCGGTCGCACTCAGCGCCGTGGCGCCGAGCAGACCGGCAAAAACGATAGGATAGATCTTCATCAGCCGTTCTCCTTCTGGTGTTTTATCCGGCGGCATTTTTCAGATGGCGCCGCCGGTATCGGGGTCGAAAAGCGACATGCGGTCATGCGCGATGCGGAGCGGCTGCTGACCTCCTTCGGGGAGCGCGTGCTGCGGCGCAAGCATGGCTGCGCAGGGCACGCCGGCAAGGGTGAAGTGAACCAGCGTCGTCGGTCCGAGCAACTCGGCCATGTCCACGGGAACCGAAAAGTCAGGCTCACCTTCGCCGGCCAGAAAGTGTTCCGGCCTCAACCCCACTTCGACGGTCTTCCCGACATACGGCAGAAGAGCATCTCTCCGGCCAACTGGTGACGGCAGTGTTGTATCGTTGAGTTTGAGCACGGGCTCCCCGCCTTCCAGCGCAACCTGTGCCGGCAGGAAATTCATCGAGGGGCTTCCGATGAAGCCGGCCACAAAGCGGGTGGCGGGACGTTCGTAGAGTTCCTGAGGCGTGCCCTGCTGCTCGATCTTGCCGTTGTTCAGCACCACGACGCGATCGGCGAGCGTCATTGCCTCGACCTGGTCGTGGGTTACGTAGACGGTGGTCGCCTTTAGGCGCTTGTGCAGCCGACGGATTTCCGTGCGCATCTGTCCGCGCAGTTTCGCATCCAGGTTGGAAAGCGGTTCGTCGAACAGGAAAACTGCCGGATCGCGAACCATGGCGCGCCCCATCGCGACACGCTGCCGCTGGCCGCCGGAAAGCTGCTTCGGTCGCCGGTTGAGCAGCGCGGAAATCTCCAGCATCTTGGCGGCTTCTTCGACCTTGCGGCGAATTTCGGTCTTGTCCACCTTTGCCAGACGCAGGCCAAAGCTCATGTTCTGGGCGACTGTCATATGTGGATAGAGCGCGTAGTTCTGGAAAACCATGGCGATGTCGCGCTCGCGCGGATCGAGCTCGTCCACGCGGCGATCGCCGATCCAGATCTCGCCGCTGCTGACCTCTTCCAGGCCGGCGATCATGCGCAGCGTCGTGGACTTGCCGCAGCCCGAGGGGCCGACAAGCACCACGAATTCGCCGCTGCAAATATGCAGGTCAAGTCCATCGATCGTGGTTGCCGAAGCACTCTCGTAGGTCTTGCCCACCTTTTTAAGCTGAACGTCTGCCATGCCGGCTTTGAGGCCTTTTGCTCTTGAAAATTCCAGAGACCTGTTGGTCCTGCCATCCGGACATTAAGGGACGGAACATGTATTCGTGCAAGAGGTAAATGTATACGAATATTATTTTTTTATCGAGCGGCCAAATTCGCCTATTTATTCGGCTGACTGCCTCTACATTTTGCTTATATTGGCGGCATATTGGAATAATGTGCCATTAATTCTTTTTCAAAGGTGGAAAATTTCAAACTTTGGCAAAAAATCCATGGACAGAGCGCAGAAATGGCGTATGCAAAAAAGAGGAATATGTATTCATCACAGGAGACGTAGGTGGAACTGAATCTTGCTGGCAAAACGGCCCTCATCACCGGAGCATCCCAGGGCATCGGCTACGCGATCGCCAAGGTTCTGGCCGCTGAAGGATGCCACCTCCACCTGGCCGCCCGCAACGGCGCGGCCATGCAGGCCCTTAAGAAGGAGCTCGCCCAGTACCCGGTCAACGTCACCGTGCACGAGGCGGACCTGGGTACGACCGAAGCCATGGTCGCGCTCGACAAGGCCTGTGGCGACTATGATATCCTGATGAACAACGCGGGTGATATCCCCGCCGGTTCGATCGAGGACGTCACCGACGAAGCCATCCGCCGCGGTTTCGATCTCAAGGTCTTCGGCTACATTACCCTTTCCCGCGAGTTCTGGAAGCGCCGCAAGGGCCGCGACGGTGTGATCATTAACGTCATCGGCAATTCCGGTGAAAATTGGGATGCCGCCTATTTTGCTGGCTCGACCGGTAACGCCGCTCTGATGAGCTTCACCAAGGCGCTCGGCGGCCGCAGCCTCGATCAGGGCATCCGCGTCATCGGCGTCAATCCCGGGCCGGTCGATACCGCGCGCATGTTCAAGATCATGAAGCGCAAGGCGATCGACATGCTCGGTGATGAGAGCCGTTGGAAAGAACTCTACGACAAATATCCGGGCAAGCGTCCGGCCACGGCCGAAGAAGTCGCCGATCTCTGCGCCTTCCTCGCCTCACCCAAGGCCGGCTACATCACCGGCACGGTCGTCACCATCGACGGCGGCATCGCCGCACGCGGTTCGGTGATCTGACGATCATGAGCGACGCGCGTATTCGGAACCGCTATTTCGACGACCTGTTCTCGACGCCGGATCTGGCGTGGATGGGACAGAACACCAACCACATCCCCGCGCATCCCGCCGTGCGCGAAGCAATGATCCGTTCCGTCGAGGCCGGCGAATTCAACGCCTACGCGCCGCCGATGGGCTTCGAGGCGCTGCGAGCAGGAATAGTCGCCGATCTCGGCGTCCTGTCCGCAGAAGCGCTGGTGACGGAAGGCGGCGTCAACGCTCTTGCGATGATCTGCAAGGCGCGCGCCAAGCCCGGCACGACGCTGGTGACGACGGACCCGACCTGGAAGTGGCCGTGCATGTTTGCCGAACAGGCCGGTGCCGAGGTCATCCAGATCCCGATCTACGATCCGGCGACCAAATACAAACTGACCCCGGATGCTCTGCGGGCCGCCGTCGATGACCGTTGCGCGCTCATCTATATCGTCGATCCCAACAATCCGCTCGGCATCCGCTACGACCGCGAGGAAATCGAGGCCTTTGCCGAGATCGCCCGTTCGGTCGGCGCCTTGATGATCCACGACTGCACCTACCGCGATTTCGCCGACGGCCACACGCCTGTCCTGCAGGTCGCGCCGGAAGGTACCGTCGTTTCGCTGAGCTTCTCCAAGTGGCTGGGGCTGGCAGGCATGCGCATCGGCGCGCTTGTCGCATCCCCCGCACTGGTCGACGAGTTTTCATCCACTTCGACCTCCGTGCTCGGTGCATCTGTCGTCGCGCAGCGCGCTGCGATAGTCGGACTTTCGGTCAAGGCCGAATGGATGAAGGACGTGCGCTCCATTGACCGTGCGAACAAGGCGATGATCGTCGCGGCCGCCGAAGCCGCCGGCATCACCGTGCCGGTTCAGCCGTCGCATGGCAATTTCCTCGTGCTGGAGACTGCGGCAACCGGCGTCTCGCCGGAAGCGATCGTTGAGGCTGCCCGCCGCGAGGGCGTGATGATCCGCCAGGGCCGCTACCACACGGCGCGTTTCGGCGACCGGTTCATCAAGGTCTCGACCTCGGTGCCGAGCGCGTGGGCCGAGCGCTTCTGCGAAGGCTTACCCGCTTATATCGCGACGGCGCGGACACTGAACGACGTGCCGGCCCTCTTCTAGGGGTCGGTCCCAAGAGCCAAGCATATTACAGGGGAGAAGCCGATTCATGTTCGTGACCAGCAAGGATGGCATCAAGCTCTACTACGAAACGGCAGGCGAGACCGGAACGCCGATCCTGTTCATCCACGAGTTCGGAGGCAATTATGACGCCTGGGAGCCGCAGATGAGCTTTTTTTCCCGGCGCAACCGATGCATCACCTATGCGGCCCGCGGGTATGCGCCGTCCGATATCCCGGCGGATGTCGAACAATATTCACAGGTGCTCGCCGCTGAAGACGCTCTCGCCGTGCTTGACGGTCTCGGTATCGAGAAGGCCCATATCGTTGGCCTATCGATGGGCGGTTTCGCGACGCTGCATTTCGGCCTTCGTTTTCCGGAGCGGGCGCTATCGCTGACGGTCGCCGGCGCCGGTTACGGCACGGAGCGCGCCACGGCCGATTATTTCCGCAATACGTCGCTGAAGGTGGCCGATAATTTCGAAAAGGATCCGGTCGGTTTCTCGAAGATCTATTCGCTCGGCGCAAGTCGCGTGCAGTTCCAAAACAAGGACCCGCGCGGCTGGGCAGCTTTCGCGGAGCGGTTGTCGCGGCACTCTGCCGTGGGCGCCGCCAACACCATGCGCGGCGTACAGTGCCGCCGGCCATCTTTCTGGGACCTGGAAGACGAACTGAAGAAGATGATGGTTCCGACCCTGATCATGTCGGGCGACGAGGACGATCATTGCCTCCAGCCGAGCATTTTCCTCAAGAAGACGCTTTCCGCCAGCGGCCTCGCGATCCTGCCGAAGACCGGCCATACGCTCAATCTCGAGGAGCCCGCTCTGTTCAATTCGCTGGTATCCGATTTTATCGCCCAGGTGGAAGCGGGTGCCTGGAACGTGCGCGATCCACGCGCCGATCCGGGACAGGTGATGCGGACGGAATAGCGCAATGACCGGCGTGGCCTCCATATCCCCGGAGCGGCTGTGGTCGCGGCTCATGGAACTCGGCAGGGATGGCGCCCTGCCCGAGAAGGGTGTCAACCGCCAGGCTCTCTCGGCCGAGGAAATTCTTAGCTGGCGGCGCATCATCGCATGGGGCGCCGAGGCAGGCTTGAAACCCTCCACGGACCCGGCCGGAAACCTTTTTCTGACACTCGAGGCTAAGTTTCCCCACCTGTCGCCCGTCGTCACTGGCAGTCATGTCGACAGCCAGCCGACGGGCGGTCTTTTTGATGGGGTATTCGGCACGCTGGCGGCGCTCGAAGCCGTAACGGCTATAGCTGAGGCGGGCATGATACCGGACCGGCCGATCACGGTTGTCGCCTGGATGAACGAAGAGGGGAGCCGGTTTGCGCCCGGAATGATGGGGTCCGAGCTTTTCGCGGGCAAGCGAACGATGGATGAGATCATGGTGGTCAAGGACGCCGCCGGCATCTCCGTCGCCGAGGCGCTGGCCGCTGTGCATGCCGCCTTTCCGGATATAGAGCATCGGCCGCTCGGTTTTCCCGTCCACGCCTATATCGAACCGCATATCGAGCAGTCGGACGTGCTCGAACGCGCCGGTGCGGTAATCGGCGTGGTCTCCGGCATTCAGGGCAAGAAGACCTACGAGATCATCATATCCGGACGCGAAGCGCATGCCGGCACCGAGCCGATGGAGCGCCGCCAGGACGCGTTGCAGGCGTTTGTGCGCAT
Coding sequences:
- a CDS encoding MarR family winged helix-turn-helix transcriptional regulator, with product MPTPTGPHLCYALAARQNARHLSRLYDSHLAPAGLSVSQFSILSLLQAYQSLKITSLAEMLSMERTTLVRALKPLQAAGWIVAGRADSGRAFDVTLSPSGDAKVAEAIPLWKSAQDAFEREVGQDRAVRIRDEILELNLGG
- a CDS encoding alpha/beta fold hydrolase is translated as MSTISTPDSASRRNLLKGAAIAGVGLAAAGAGASPADAKTPAPARAGKATGDRLVTRDGTSLYFKDWGAGPAVVFSHGYPLSSDAWEDQMFFLLQNGYRVIAHDRRGFGRSSQPSGGYDYDTFADDLAQLVEALDLREATFVGHSMGGGEVARYVARHGQNRVAKVAFVSSVTPFLLKTATNPNGAPKELFDTFRAAVQANRSQWNLDVTMPYYSFNRPGAHISEGLRESYWRQGQATGLLAAYHALGAFSETDFRDDLKKITVPALVVHGSDDQIVPLEISAKLTAGLVPHAKLIVYDGGSHGLLHVDKDRLNADLLAFIRG
- a CDS encoding glutathione S-transferase family protein — protein: MKIFDRPGFPNPARIRIVLAEKGLEPQVEFVSVDLIGAEHKQPAFLEKNPSGVLPVLQLDDGTYIAEATAITEYLDNLDGDPRLTGKTPKEKAVIHMMQKRAETELLDAVGNYFHHATPGLGAELQVFKSPEWAGRQDWGNRQRDKARAGMKYFDTVLQDRSFVAGHAFSMADITVFAGLMFADAAGIAIPDDYSALKSWRAKVSELPSVKNRSGQMFVAEDLRRLGF
- a CDS encoding TetR/AcrR family transcriptional regulator, with the protein product MMAKTKTDMREAVMTAAKATVQSHGYNALSFRELAKEVGIKSASVHYHFPTKGDLGTALARRYTEDGATFLAELLAACQDATWCMDRYTEIFRSALANDNRMCLCGIMSAELDDLPAEVRAEVDKFAAMNVDWLMKVLSRAKPTASEQDLRDHAMAIFAAIEGAQLVARGCRDIGIYDRTIKAYRAAGLFP
- a CDS encoding substrate-binding domain-containing protein — its product is MGSERRPSAIFASNDLSGISVLHAAVDLGVSAPGDIAVVA
- a CDS encoding GntR family transcriptional regulator — its product is MRATKARPVTSKAGKGAFQLNQDAVRISGVVTARQATRSDELRDHLEAMILDGRLAPGERLDEMELSRRFGLSRTPVREAIKSLLAIGLIETRGRQGTHVALLSIPAIIEMFDVMASLEGLCAKLAARRATPAERAAMRAVHEDLVKAYEAGDPMNFYKINQQFHDLLYEAAHTHFIAEQTIQLRRRIGAYRLRATYQPGRMLGTLTEHVRIMDAIDAGDPDAAQKAASDHVQLLGDQLTDFISSLPQRIGVAQ
- a CDS encoding alpha/beta fold hydrolase, whose amino-acid sequence is MNNLHLLDAPFGGQVGYRTLGTAGDWLVLIHGWCGSAGHWDIIGPELARDFRVLVLSHPGFGGTAPPPASGQTITAMGAAVALVLGHLDISGAILVGHSMGGPISTETAITAPQRVAAVIGLDTLSDRDYYGRVPDEEIRRRHEEFQMDYPARMRAMVDMIVHPTTAEAVRAQINDGMLAAAPGDFALDIKDDLFAWNAEDRWPLVTCPKMLLNSPYVARLAHPDPMPCFAATPIATYDSGHFPMVEAPSMIVDKIRSCIASLVY